TAGATACCCAAGGATGATCTGGATTTCCGCTTATCAGCCTTGTACAACCACCACACGGGGACATTCAAGAACAAAAGTGAGATACTGGTACACCAGGAGACCATCCAGGATACCCATGGGtaagtggtggaggtggagcctcTCTCCCCCAAGGACAATGCCATCCAGTCATGTAAGTTACACCTCGGGAATAACAATCAATAGGTACTTGTTTGTatagatttctgtatgttttacttctgtatctgtaaaacaatttctttttttttttaactttctaaaatGAACAGAGATCCTCCAAGATTGTGCCCATCTGTATAAGCAAAATCTTTGGTTAATGTCACAGAGGGTTAAAAGGGCCTTTGGCTGCTTTATTTTTGAGAATGCATGCAACTGTCTTTTCCTCCTTACCTTTCTTCTCGTGATTGATTTCACTCTCCCCTGTTCTTCTCCACACCATCTTCTAGAATCAAGATCCAATTCCCTGGAGAACTTTTACCCCCTCCCCAACTACCCCACATCACTTCCCGAGCTAACATCAGACACTGGATCAACCCTAAGAAGGAGTCTATCCATAGCATCCAGGGATCCATAGGTAAGGGTTAGAAGACttgaggggcagggggcagacGACGGtgcaaaagtttttctaaatggACCGAGGAATCAGGGAGTTGAGGTGTTGGCTATTAGGGAACACCAGGGATAACTGAGTCTTGggacagcagtgattcagttgaCACATATCAGACTATTACCAGGGGACATGCTGCCTATAAAGCTGGGAAATGAATTCAGTTTTTCAGAGCCTCTACCTCAGCTTTAGGTCTAGGGAACAAAAATTTTCAGCAAAGGGCGGAAACCTGGAAGTGGAAGACCTGTAACTCTGCTGCCAGTCCTCTATAAACCAGAACCTTCTCCATAGCAGCACCCAGAAATATGTGGATGACAACAGGTTCCCAGAAAAGGCAAAGGATCTGAAACTCACAGCCTgctccctcttctcttttctagtGTCCCCTCACACCGCAGCCACCAATGGAGGCTATTCCCGAAAGAATGATGGTGGCTTCTTCTCCACCTAAGTGTTGACAGGCCCCTGGACTCACAAACCATAGTGGAACATCTTGCCACCCACCTCCATTAAATAGACTTGTGTAAGATGAAGCCTGGAGTGTCTGTTACCCATGGACTGCTACTTGGCTACTCTTAAAATATGGAAGTTGTCTCAACTTTTAGAAACTAGTCCTTTGGGCATATTTGCAACTTGGAAAGTCATCTTGCTGAAAAGATATGGATTTAGGACAGAACATCACTGTTTTGGGCAGAGAAAGGTATTCACATTTTGTAAACTGGAGTCATTCCAACCATACAGATATACATCCATTCAACATTTCTTGCAAAACTTTCTGTCTCAGACACTGAGCTAAGTGTTGGGGAAACAAGAATGGACATGGTCCATTCTCTCAGTGAGCTTAACACTGTTGTTTCAGTGGCTCTTTGTAGCATTAATATTTATGCTGAGGTCACACTTACGAGATTTCAGACTTCCCAGACTTAGTCGTCTGTTAGGCTTTAGTTTTCCATGAGGACTCTTGTCTCCCTGGTCCTGGCTTCTCATCATTGTTCATTCTCTTAATTCTGCTACTGCCTCCTTGCCTGGGAgttaattctcttttctttgccTTGATTGGTGCTGATATACAGCCCGATTCTTAGAAACAGGGCTCAGCAATCTGGTGCTAGGGTCTGAAAGTACCTAAAAACTGATGCATTAATGtagtttctaaaattattaagTCACTCACAGGAACCTGCTGTTAGAATGAGTGATAAATGGCAGATCTTTTGGACTACTGTATTGTAAATTCCCATTTCTAAGTTTGGACAGTATACGCATTGTTGAATAATTCAGGTATGAAAGTGTTTCTTCCTTGTACTCAGGTGCAGGTCCTTAAATACCACCGAGCTATCACAGCCGCTCTCCCACGGAGATACTCCAGTGTATTCACATAGTGTTTGCTGCTGAGTGCAATATTAAGTTTCAGTTCTCATTATTTAGAATGGCTGAAAGTGGCAGAGAGTGATGACTCTTAAGAACCACCTCATGCGGATTATTTGATACTGAACATCAAAAAATTTATCATTGCAATCTATGCATGGAGACTTCTAAAAATAAAGATTCCTAGATCTCACTGATAATTCAAATTAAGTAAGTATGGTGTGGATCCCTGGAATCTGAATTCTTAAAAGATGTCCTTCCTAGTTCTCTtatggatatatacacacatatatagccATGTGTGTACACCTATATCCCTTCGCGACAGGCCTTAGACCAGGGGCACCAGTGTTGGTACCATACAGAGTCATCATGACAAGGCGGGCCTGGACGAAAAAAGGGAGGAGGCTACGGAAGAAAAACTGCGACGGGGAACAAGGCCTCTGTCCCCTTTCCGCTCCCGCTCCCTCGAGCGGGGCAACGGCTTATTCAATCGCCCGCCAGCACCCCGGGGCAGGCGCCGACCGTGGACACGTTAGCCCCAACGCCACCGGCGGCCCTGGGCCGGGCTCAGATCAGAATCGCCTCGATAATCAGTGGCCCGGGACAAGCCCGGCCTCGTCTATCTGATCAATTCATCACTTCTGAGCGCCGGGCCCCGTTGGGCCGGCTCCGGGACCTCGGGGACCGCGGCGTTGCCACCGCCCAAGGGGCCTCGCTGCACAGCGCCCCAAGGAAAGGGCTTCGCAGGAGGGGAGCTTTTCATTTCGGGTCGGCCCGGCGGGGCTGGAGTCACGACCCGATCAAATAAGATCAAGGTGTAGGCCGGGGGAGGGGCGCGGGGGTGACGCACGCATTCGCCTTGCACGCACCATGCGCGCATTCACACATTCACACGTCCACTCACACACTCGACCCGCACGCGCCTTCCACGAAGGCGATACAATACACACGATACTTCCCGATACAATACACACGAACCTCACCCGAGGCCACGCTCCCTCCGGCAGAGGAGCGGAAGGCCTCACTCTCCTTTAAACCCTtccgcccgcccctcccctgccccggaGGCTTCTGGGAGGAAACACCGAGCACAGGCCCTCGCCGGGTGTGCGCTCTGCTGCCCTCGCGTGGCTCGGAGGGGAACCCAAGGCCCCGGTAAAGGCGGGGCAAATTCCGACGATACTGACCCGTGATTGTCATTTGATCTTTGTGGAGCTGCACATTTATATCCATATCTATAGTTTTTCTTTGACCTTTGATGAAGTTCTGGATATAAGATGATTCAATCTCAAGATATTTACAGGTAAGTAATTCCTTCCCCAGGGAGAAGGCAAATCCTGATCACAACGTCAGCTCCCCCAGGAGCTCCTTCTCGCTTGGGAGAAGGCAAACGTTCACCAAAGGGAAAGGTGAGAATAGATCACTTAAATGCAAGGACTAGGTAGTCACAATATCTGTGAAAAGAGTAAATGCAGGAAGGCATAtccctgtcctcacagagctcTTACTACCCAGAACTTGCTATGGTGGTCATATTGCTGAATCGTCATTTACTTTCATATCCATTAAAACATATCTCAAACTCCAGGACAAGTTGGGGGGGGGCagcggggaggggggaggaatgATTTTATAAATAGAGTTAGCTCCTTTCATATCAGACAGCACAATTTTAATGATTCagttccttctttctcctttttcaattAAACACTATGTGAAGGAGGAAGATAAACCAGAATAACTTTGTGAAATTATCATTATGAGGTTATCATTTGTACTTGTGCTAGTCCCACCATGCActtagaataaacaaataggggAGAGTATCCATTGTATGTGCCACAGTCCCATTGGCTCAAGGATTTTCTAGGTGTGTGGTTAGCTAACTGATCATCTTatctgaaggaagaaaatcatggCTGGCAATGGCAGATGATACTTGTATTTTAGTAGCAGTAGTAAGTAAAATGTGTCAGGGAGTGTTACCTACATTATTTCATACACCTcaaaatgtattcatatatatatg
This genomic interval from Vicugna pacos chromosome 9, VicPac4, whole genome shotgun sequence contains the following:
- the CFAP276 gene encoding cilia- and flagella-associated protein 276, with the translated sequence MSVTRDPFQHPTLDNDDSYLGKPLASKKLPYKNPTHLAQQQDPWRRLNSTPTITSMRRDAYFFDPEIPKDDLDFRLSALYNHHTGTFKNKSEILVHQETIQDTHGIKIQFPGELLPPPQLPHITSRANIRHWINPKKESIHSIQGSIVSPHTAATNGGYSRKNDGGFFST